From a single Paramormyrops kingsleyae isolate MSU_618 chromosome 14, PKINGS_0.4, whole genome shotgun sequence genomic region:
- the wars1 gene encoding tryptophan--tRNA ligase, cytoplasmic — protein MTDFQSDGEGSRIPLELYKKLAAQGNQVRVLKTEKADKADVEAAVQLLLKLKMEYKAVTGEDYKPGCPPSDNSVLQEDPPSANNEEDFVDPWTVSSSSASGVDYDKLIVRFGSSKIDQELVDRIEKAIEQKAHRFLRRGIFFSHRDMHQVLDAYENKKSFYLYTGRGPSSEAMHLGHLIPFIFTKWLQDVFDVPLVIQLTDDEKYLWKDLTLEECHHYAVENAKDIIACGFDVNKTFIFSDLDYLGSSPGFYSNIVKIQKHVTFNQVKGIFGFTDSDSIGKISFPAIQAAPSFSTSFPQIFKGRKDVHCLIPCAIDQDPYFRMTRDVAPRIGFPKPALLHSTFFPALQGAQTKMSASDPNSSIFLTDSAKQIKDKVNKYAFSGGKDTIEEHRKYGGDPDVDVSFMYLTFFLEDDDQLEKIRQDYSSGALLTGELKKYLIETLQPLILAHQEKRKEVTDEMVKEFMTPRPLDFSY, from the exons ATGACGGACTTTCAGTCAGATGGGGAGGGAAGTCGAATCCCTTTGGAGTTATATAAGAAGCTGGCAGCACAAGGAAATCAAGTCAGAGTCCTTAAAACTGAAAAGGCTGATAAG GCTGACGTGGAAGCTGCTGTCCAGCTATTGCTGAAACTGAAGATGGAGTATAAAGCAGTAACGGGGGAGGATTACAAGCCTGGATGTCCCCCCAGTGACAACTCTGTCCTGCAAGAAGACCCACCTTCAGCAAATAATGAAGAGGACTTTGTGGACCCCTGGACTGTGTCGTCGAGCAGTGCCTCAGGCGTGGATTATGACAAGCTGATTG TACGTTTTGGCAGCAGTAAAATTGACCAAGAGCTGGTGGACAGAATAGAGAAGGCGATAGAGCAGAAGGCTCACCGCTTCCTGCGACGAGGAATCTTCTTCTCACACAG GGATATGCACCAGGTCCTAGATGCCTATGAGAACAAGAAGTCCTTCTACCTGTATACGGGACGGGGGCCCTCCTCAGAAGCCATGCACTTGGGGCACCTCATCCCCTTCATCTTTACAAA GTGGCTGCAGGATGTCTTTGACGTGCCGCTGGTCATCCAGCTGACGGATGATGAGAAATACCTGTGGAAGGACCTGACTCTGGAGGAGTGCCACCATTATGCCGTAGAGAACGCCAAAGACATCATCGCCTGTGGTTTTGATGTAAACAAGACCTTCATCTTCTCTGACCTGGATTACCTGGG ATCGAGCCCTGGCTTCTACAGTAACATCGTGAAAATCCAGAAGCATGTGACTTTCAACCAGGTCAAGGGTATCTTTGGGTTCACAGACAGTGACAGCATTG GAAAGATCAGTTTCCCGGCCATTCAGGCGGCCCCCTCCTTCAGCACCTCCTTCCCCCAGATCTTCAAGGGCAGGAAAGACGTGCACTGCCTGATCCCCTGTGCCATTGACCAG GACCCCTACTTCAGGATGACCCGTGATGTGGCCCCCCGCATTGGCTTCCCCAAACCTGCCCTCCTGCACTCCacctttttccctgccctgcagGGTGCCCAGACTAAAATGAGTGCCAGTGACCCCAACTCCTCTATCTTCCTGACTGACAGTGCCAAGCAGATCAAGGACAAG GTCAACAAGTATGCTTTCTCAGGAGGCAAAGACACTATTGAAGAGCACAGGAAGTATGGTGGCGACCCTGACGTCGATGTGTCCTTCATGTACCTCACCTTCTTCCTGGAGGATGATGATCAGCTGGAGAAGATCCGACAG GACTACTCCAGCGGGGCTCTGCTGACAGGCGAGCTGAAGAAGTACCTGATCGAAACCCTGCAGCCCTTGATCTTGGCTCACCAAGAGAAGAGGAAGGAGGTCACGGATGAGATGGTCAAAGAATTCATGACCCCCCGGCCACTGGACTTCAGCTACTAG